The proteins below are encoded in one region of Populus alba chromosome 2, ASM523922v2, whole genome shotgun sequence:
- the LOC118043505 gene encoding signal peptide peptidase-like 3 isoform X2, with translation MAFPSRRRRRSCSLHAILLFCFLFLIGLSFAEEASHDGDSPKFPGCDHPYNLVKVKNWANGVEGETFAGITARFGAFLPKEEKNSYRLTAVFSNPLNGCSPSSSKLSGSIAMAVRGGCDFTTKAEVAQSGGAAALLVINDKEELAEMGCEKGTSAQDISIPAVLIPKSGGQSLNKSIVDGQKVELLFYAPARPPVDLSVIFLWIMAVGTVVCASVWSEIAASEETNERYNELSPKETSNASAFKDDTEKEVIDINVKSAIVFVITASAFLLLLYFFMSSWFVWLLIVLFCIGGIEGMHNCITTVILRICRNCGRKKLNLPLFGETSLFSLLVLICCVVFATVWAINRQASYSWAGQDILGICLMITVLQVARLPNIKVATVLLCCAFVYDIFWVFVSPIIFHQSVMIAVARGDNSGGETIPMLLRIPRFADEWGGYDMIGFGDILFPGLLVSFAFRYDKANKKGIANGYFLWLTIGYGVGLFLTYLGLYLMDGHGQPALLYLVPCTLGLCILLGLVRGELKDLWHYSSEDASSRASSGLA, from the exons ATGGCTTTTCCTTctagaagaaggagaagaagctgCTCTCTTCACGCAATCCTCCTCTTTTGCTTCTTGTTTCTGATTGGTCTCTCATTCGCCGAGGAAGCTTCTCACGACGGCGATTCCCCCAAATTTCCCGGCTGCGATCATCCTTACAATTTG GTCAAGGTTAAGAACTGGGCTAATGGTGTTGAAGGCGAAACTTTTGCTGGAATAACTGCTAGATTTGGGGCTTTTCTGCCAAAAGAGGAGAAGAATAGTTACAGATTGACGGCTGTTTTCTCTAATCCATTAAATGGCTGTTCGCCTTCTTCCTCCAAG CTATCTGGTTCTATTGCCATGGCAGTGCGCGGTGGTTGTGACTTCACAACGAAGGCTGAAGTAGCACAGTCTGGAGGTGCAGCAGCCCTGTTGGTGATAAATGACAAAGAAG AGCTTGCTGAGATGGGGTGTGAAAAGGGCACTTCAGCTCAAGATATTTCAATCCCTGCTGTTTTGATTCCAAAGTCAGGAGGTCAATCTCTGAACAAATCTATTGTGGATGGACAGAAAG TTGAGCTTCTGTTCTATGCACCTGCTCGTCCTCCAGTGGATTTGTCAGTGATATTTCTTTGGATTATGGCTGTCGGAACAGTTGTCTGTGCTTCAGTTTGGTCTGAGATAGCTGCTTCAGAGGAGACCAATGAGCGGTATAATGAATTGTCACCAAAG GAAACTTCCAACGCCTCAGCATTCAAAGATGACACTGAGAAAGAGGTCATTGATATTAATGTGAAGAGTGCAATTGTTTTTGTGATAACAGCTTCTGCATTTCTGTTGCTTCTCTACTTCTTCATGTCAAGCTGGTTTGTCTGGCTGCTGATTGTACTCTTCTGCATTGGTGGTATTGAG gGGATGCATAATTGCATAACAACAGTGATTTTAAG AATATGCAGAAACTGTGGGCGGAAGAAACTAAATTTACCTCTTTTTGGAGAAACTTCTCTTTTTTCACTTCTTGTATTAATCTGCTGTGTGGTATTTGCCACTGTGTGGGCTATAAATCGACAAGCTTCATATTCATGGGCTGGACAAGATATTCTT GGCATTTGCTTGATGATAACTGTCTTGCAGGTGGCTCGATTACCTAATATCAAG GTTGCTACAGTACTTCTTTGTTGCGCATTTGTTTATGACATCTTTTGGGTCTTTGTGTCACCGATAATATTCCACCAGAGTGTTATGATTGCG gTTGCTCGAGGTGACAACAGTGGCGGGGAAACTATTCCGATGCTTTTAAGAATTCCTCGATTTGCTGACGAGTGGGGTGGTTATGACATGATTGGATTTGGTGACATTCTTTTTCCTGGCTTGCTTGTATCATTTGCTTTCAG ATACGACAAAGCAAACAAGAAGGGTATAGCAAATGGATATTTTCTTTGGTTAACAATTGGCTATGGAGTTG GTCTTTTCCTCACGTACCTGGGCTTATATCTAATGGATGGGCATGGTCAACCTGCGCTCCTCTACCTTGTTCCTTGCACTCTAG GACTTTGTATCCTATTGGGTCTCGTGCGGGGAGAGCTGAAGGACCTCTGGCATTATAGCTCTGAAGATGCTTCATCAAGGGCTTCATCTGGCTTGGCCTGA
- the LOC118043505 gene encoding signal peptide peptidase-like 3 isoform X1: MAFPSRRRRRSCSLHAILLFCFLFLIGLSFAEEASHDGDSPKFPGCDHPYNLVKVKNWANGVEGETFAGITARFGAFLPKEEKNSYRLTAVFSNPLNGCSPSSSKLSGSIAMAVRGGCDFTTKAEVAQSGGAAALLVINDKEELAEMGCEKGTSAQDISIPAVLIPKSGGQSLNKSIVDGQKVELLFYAPARPPVDLSVIFLWIMAVGTVVCASVWSEIAASEETNERYNELSPKVNVHSYFLQETSNASAFKDDTEKEVIDINVKSAIVFVITASAFLLLLYFFMSSWFVWLLIVLFCIGGIEGMHNCITTVILRICRNCGRKKLNLPLFGETSLFSLLVLICCVVFATVWAINRQASYSWAGQDILGICLMITVLQVARLPNIKVATVLLCCAFVYDIFWVFVSPIIFHQSVMIAVARGDNSGGETIPMLLRIPRFADEWGGYDMIGFGDILFPGLLVSFAFRYDKANKKGIANGYFLWLTIGYGVGLFLTYLGLYLMDGHGQPALLYLVPCTLGLCILLGLVRGELKDLWHYSSEDASSRASSGLA, from the exons ATGGCTTTTCCTTctagaagaaggagaagaagctgCTCTCTTCACGCAATCCTCCTCTTTTGCTTCTTGTTTCTGATTGGTCTCTCATTCGCCGAGGAAGCTTCTCACGACGGCGATTCCCCCAAATTTCCCGGCTGCGATCATCCTTACAATTTG GTCAAGGTTAAGAACTGGGCTAATGGTGTTGAAGGCGAAACTTTTGCTGGAATAACTGCTAGATTTGGGGCTTTTCTGCCAAAAGAGGAGAAGAATAGTTACAGATTGACGGCTGTTTTCTCTAATCCATTAAATGGCTGTTCGCCTTCTTCCTCCAAG CTATCTGGTTCTATTGCCATGGCAGTGCGCGGTGGTTGTGACTTCACAACGAAGGCTGAAGTAGCACAGTCTGGAGGTGCAGCAGCCCTGTTGGTGATAAATGACAAAGAAG AGCTTGCTGAGATGGGGTGTGAAAAGGGCACTTCAGCTCAAGATATTTCAATCCCTGCTGTTTTGATTCCAAAGTCAGGAGGTCAATCTCTGAACAAATCTATTGTGGATGGACAGAAAG TTGAGCTTCTGTTCTATGCACCTGCTCGTCCTCCAGTGGATTTGTCAGTGATATTTCTTTGGATTATGGCTGTCGGAACAGTTGTCTGTGCTTCAGTTTGGTCTGAGATAGCTGCTTCAGAGGAGACCAATGAGCGGTATAATGAATTGTCACCAAAGGTTAATGTGCACTCTTATTTTCTTCAA GAAACTTCCAACGCCTCAGCATTCAAAGATGACACTGAGAAAGAGGTCATTGATATTAATGTGAAGAGTGCAATTGTTTTTGTGATAACAGCTTCTGCATTTCTGTTGCTTCTCTACTTCTTCATGTCAAGCTGGTTTGTCTGGCTGCTGATTGTACTCTTCTGCATTGGTGGTATTGAG gGGATGCATAATTGCATAACAACAGTGATTTTAAG AATATGCAGAAACTGTGGGCGGAAGAAACTAAATTTACCTCTTTTTGGAGAAACTTCTCTTTTTTCACTTCTTGTATTAATCTGCTGTGTGGTATTTGCCACTGTGTGGGCTATAAATCGACAAGCTTCATATTCATGGGCTGGACAAGATATTCTT GGCATTTGCTTGATGATAACTGTCTTGCAGGTGGCTCGATTACCTAATATCAAG GTTGCTACAGTACTTCTTTGTTGCGCATTTGTTTATGACATCTTTTGGGTCTTTGTGTCACCGATAATATTCCACCAGAGTGTTATGATTGCG gTTGCTCGAGGTGACAACAGTGGCGGGGAAACTATTCCGATGCTTTTAAGAATTCCTCGATTTGCTGACGAGTGGGGTGGTTATGACATGATTGGATTTGGTGACATTCTTTTTCCTGGCTTGCTTGTATCATTTGCTTTCAG ATACGACAAAGCAAACAAGAAGGGTATAGCAAATGGATATTTTCTTTGGTTAACAATTGGCTATGGAGTTG GTCTTTTCCTCACGTACCTGGGCTTATATCTAATGGATGGGCATGGTCAACCTGCGCTCCTCTACCTTGTTCCTTGCACTCTAG GACTTTGTATCCTATTGGGTCTCGTGCGGGGAGAGCTGAAGGACCTCTGGCATTATAGCTCTGAAGATGCTTCATCAAGGGCTTCATCTGGCTTGGCCTGA
- the LOC118044021 gene encoding transcription factor IBH1-like: MASKHVIATRHTKSIKNRFASRFLRSLLRMKRSDRFGGSRSNEGVRKRSTHRIKMAAYASMARAVGPSRTWSRALLFKLRNRARIQGVLRKRCLVSKKNKKKRVVRNKVIISREPSRTDTLRKLVPGGDSMDICCLLEETAHYIKCLATQVKVMQSIADQSLL, from the coding sequence ATGGCTTCAAAGCATGTAATAGCTACAAGACACACCAAGTCCATCAAGAACAGGTTTGCCAGTAGATTTCTCAGATCCCTTTTGAGAATGAAAAGGAGTGATAGATTTGGTGGTTCCCGATCAAATGAAGGAGTCAGGAAAAGGAGCACTCATAGAATAAAGATGGCTGCTTACGCGTCGATGGCTCGTGCAGTTGGTCCAAGCAGAACTTGGAGCCGAGCCCTTCTTTTCAAGCTTAGAAACCGAGCCAGAATCCAGGGAGTCTTGAGGAAGAGATGCCTGGTttcaaagaagaataagaagaagaggGTTGTGAGAAATAAGGTGATAATCTCAAGGGAACCAAGTCGTACTGATACTCTTCGAAAGCTTGTTCCTGGAGGAGATTCCATGGATATTTGCTGTTTGTTGGAAGAAACTGCTCATTACATAAAATGCCTTGCCACTCAGGTTAAGGTGATGCAAAGTATAGCCGATCAATCACTACTCTAA